From Polynucleobacter sp. MWH-P3-07-1:
CCAAAACCACTAAAGACTTCTCGTCGTACGAGTTCGAAAGCATCGCAATAATAGCTCTTCCAATATGGTAGCCAAGATTTACTGGCACCGCATTTCCTATTTGCTTATACTGCGACGCTGTTGATCCAGAAAATGCCCATTCATCAGGAAACGACTGAATACGGGCATACTCCCGAACATTTAATGGTCTCGTTTCACCAGGGTGACATCTCTCGGTTTGCTTTTGCGCAGGATTACAAGTCAGTGTCAACGATGGCTCATCCCAAGATAGCCTCCTAGCCATACCGGTTTTTCCGCCCCCCAAATAGAAGCTCGCTCCCATGTATTTTTTCTGCAAAGGTAATGGTAGGTCACGCCAATATCCTCCAGGCGGGATCAATTCCATAATTTTCTTTTTTTCGGGTGTATATTTTTGACCTTCAGCTTTTGGAGCACCTTTTAATGCCTCACGTATGCCAACCGTATAGTTCTGTTCTTTGGGAAAGGCAATAGCACGTTTTAGATCTTTTCTAACGCCCAAAATAACTAAACGTTCTCTCTTTTGAGCTACATCAAAATACTGAGCACGCAAAATTTTGTAGGAAACATCGTACCCAAGCTCATCAAGGACATTGAGCATAGTCTCGAGAGTACGCCCGTTATCATGACGCTCGAGCCCCTTTACATTCTCTCCAAGTATTACTTTGGGCTTTATTTCTTTAACCGCTCTAGCGTATTCAAAGAATAAAGTCCCTCTTGTATCCTCAAAGCCCATTCTCTTACCAGCATAACTAAATGCTTGACAAGGAAACCCTCCAGCAACTACATCCGCTTTGATCTTTTTAAAATCTACATTAGCAATATCATCATCAACTACATTCCACTTTGGACGATTCGTCCTCAGTGTCTCGACTGCTTTTTTATCTATCTCAACCAACAAATTGCAATCTAGCCCAGCATTTTCCATTCCTAGCGCTAAACCACCAGCACCAGCAAATAATTCAACAACAGAAAATGGGGATTTTTTCTTCGCCTTTAATACTTTGTAGCCAACATCCCCGCTACCACCATTTTTGGCAATCAGCCTATCCAACTCTTTTTTATCAAAATATCTATGGCCATTTGCCGCCCTATGCGCCTTGATTAACCCCTTCTTTTCCCAGCGCCGGATTGTGTCAAGCGATACGGCCAACTTCTCGCTTGCATCAGAGATAGAGATATGTGTAGCTGAATTCATTTAACTGGTAACCTTTGCCTATGCATTGGTTACCATAATACATTCTTTTTAACATTTTTCAAAATTGAAAGATAAGACAATCCCACCAGCATTAGTAGCGTTAAACCATTGAAGTTATTGATAAATTCCATTTAAGATTCCAAATTAAAGTTATTGAGATCTTAGAATAAGTAACTTAAAGCTCACACAATGAGCTTTAAGTTATATTGGGAAATTATTAGCTCTTAACCCTCCGATTTCTTTGCTCAAACTCTATAGCTTCTTGTAGCAAAGCTCGTTGCTTATCTGCCTCCTGTTTGGCCAATCTATCGCGCTCAATAAGTTTCTTGCCCGTGATGACCTGTTGGTCATTTAGCAAAGAATCTAACGTAGGCTTACTCTTCCCAGGGGAATCTTTCACGAGTCATTTCTTCCATGATTTCACGCTTGCTAAGAGCGGCCTTCCTTTGACTATTGGTACCGTACCTTTTCCAGCGCTCAGTATCAGCCTTAATTAGCTCTTGCTCTTTCTTGGCGTCTTCCTCCAGCGAGGTTAGCTTCTGAGGATTCATTTTTCCTACAGGTTCAAGATTATCGATGCTCATTTTAATATTCTAAGCGTTACTTAAAGTAACGCTTATAACTAGCCTACGCTGCCCGCCGCTCTTGTTCAGCCCGCTTCTTACTTGGATAGTTATCCGCAGCCTTACTATCAGCCTCAATGAGCTTTCTAGTATTAGCGCCGCGCAATTGCTCAATAGCCTGTATTACCTGTAAGTGACTATAGTGCCGCTCTATCATTAATACGCTAGTACCCATCTGCTTGGCTAAGGTATGAATAGGCACCATATCGTGAGTAAGTGCTAAGGTGGCATAGGTATGGCGTAGGCTATAGAACACCCGCTTTTGATTAGTCTTGGGATCAATAAGTAACCCATGGTCTGCTAAAAAACCATCAAACATGTGATTAAGCACATCACTTAAATCCCTGCCTTCTTTGGTTCTAAAGATGTAGTCGTCATTAGTAGGTTTAATGAGTTCAGCCAATGGATCTTTAGTTGAGCTAGCAACCCCATAGTTTCGCAAGGCAATGCGCTCTAAAACTCTAATACTGGGTAAGCGTCCAATTATCTGTCTTTGTCCTGTTTTGCCTTTAACTGTCATTTCGCAGCTACGGTTAAGGCTGTGCACTTCAATAACTTCGCCTTCTTCATCGATTTGGTCTGTTACAGTACTAATGGGGTTCATCATGAAACGAATTTGCTTCCATTTCATATCTAAGAGCTCAATGCCTGGTCTTGCGCCGGTATCCACCAGCATCTCCACATAATCTCGCAGGATTTCTCGGCGTTCACGAACATCTTTAGTTCTGCCTGAGTCTATGTATGGGCCTAGAAGTTTTAATAAAGCTCTAAGCTCATGAAGCTCAAATGCTGGGCGACGCACACTCTCTTTAGTCTTGCCATCTAGCTTAGGACGATTGCTCTCAGTTAAATAACCCCGAACGATGGCTTCATCAAAAACTCTATTAAATGCAGCATTTTGGGTTTTACGATTACTGTTAGACATTGCCAAGCCATACCTAGCTTCACGATCATCGTAGTACTGCTGCAGGGCGTCGTAGTCAATATTGGTAATGAGTCTTTGCCCAAGAGTGGAGATGAAATTTTCATTAATAATACGGATGTAGTCTTTGTAGATTGATTTACCTAGGCCGCCTTTTAAATCCCGCTCCATGCGATCAATAGCCAACATAGCAATATCTTTAAAGCGCTTGGTCACTACTGGGATGCCAGAGCGTTTACGAATCTCTGCTTCCACTAAAAGCTCTTTGGCTTTATTGACCGCCAAGTCAAGCTGGGTTTCTTTGGTAGTTGCTCGTATCCACTTGTTATCTACCTTATAGCGGCATTGCCATACGGCACTATGCTCGCGTTGATAGAGGGTTAGGTTACGGTGTATGAGTTGATGTGTACTTTCTTTTTTAATTGCCATACACATACTTTAGCTTCTGACCACCAGCTAGGACAACCTAATTGGAGGAATTACTGGGGGCAATTTAGCCAAAATAAAGAGTGGCTATGAGTGGTGATTCATGGGGGAGTTTTTGAAGTATTGCGCGGGGATGAGCGTTACTTTAAGTAACGTTTAATGACCCAGTTTCATTTCAATCAAAAAGTATCTAGCTAACTCTTGGTTAAGCTGTCGAACCCAATCTACAACATCTTTACCATTTTGATATAAATCCGTAAATCGAGCATCGTTATACGTTTTTTGGTAATGAAATACACCATTTCGGTACCTTCTAAGCAACTCAAGATTATCGGATTTAAGTAACTCATTAATTTGATCATCCTTTAACTTAAGCTCTCTCCATCCATCTGCAACTAAATACATAGTTGCGTACCAATATCCCATGTACATAAATGCATCCATACCATTGCTGCCATCTTGCGTTACAGAATATTTGAGCGTTTCATCAAAATTTTGGCGCATCTTATTTGCCCAGATGAAGTATCGATGTAAGGAAAGAAGCTTTTCTTTTGAAGCTAGAGTCATAAAAATACCATTCCGAACTATAAAGATTGATCGCTGATTTTTTTCTGGTCTCTTATGTGCTGAGCTAGTCTAAACATTGAGACCATATTGAGAGGTGCTAATAATGAATATAAATCATTGGCTAAATCATATAACTCAGCAGAATCAGCTTTTCTTTCCGGCATTCCTGGCCTAGCTGGTTTTAATATATCCACCGACCCGGGAACTGCATAGATTCTTCCGTGAATAATTTCATTCCTCTTCTCCATGAGATTTTTTACGTAATCTAAATATTGATCAAATCCTTGAAATTGACCTCCAAGCAAATTTTTTTCTTTAAGCCAGTCTTTAATAAACTTAATTTGCTTGCTAACTTGCTGTTTGAGAATGTTGTCATCAGCAGTTGAATCGCTTGCTAGGATGACTTTTATAACCTCCTCAATTGCCTCTTCTACGTAAGCTGCATACACTG
This genomic window contains:
- the dcm gene encoding DNA (cytosine-5-)-methyltransferase, which produces MNSATHISISDASEKLAVSLDTIRRWEKKGLIKAHRAANGHRYFDKKELDRLIAKNGGSGDVGYKVLKAKKKSPFSVVELFAGAGGLALGMENAGLDCNLLVEIDKKAVETLRTNRPKWNVVDDDIANVDFKKIKADVVAGGFPCQAFSYAGKRMGFEDTRGTLFFEYARAVKEIKPKVILGENVKGLERHDNGRTLETMLNVLDELGYDVSYKILRAQYFDVAQKRERLVILGVRKDLKRAIAFPKEQNYTVGIREALKGAPKAEGQKYTPEKKKIMELIPPGGYWRDLPLPLQKKYMGASFYLGGGKTGMARRLSWDEPSLTLTCNPAQKQTERCHPGETRPLNVREYARIQSFPDEWAFSGSTASQYKQIGNAVPVNLGYHIGRAIIAMLSNSYDEKSLVVLEHKLI